One segment of Ricinus communis isolate WT05 ecotype wild-type chromosome 8, ASM1957865v1, whole genome shotgun sequence DNA contains the following:
- the LOC8277194 gene encoding probable choline kinase 2 — protein sequence MGAVENAIVNKESRIPLEAKEILKSIASKWEDVVDANALQIIPLKGAMTNEVFQIKWPTKTENGSHKVLVRIYGEGVEIFFDRDDEIKTFEFMSKQGQGPRLLGRFSNGRIEEFIHARTLSACDLRDPDISALIAAKLKEFHGLEMPGSKNVSLWIRLRNWLNTAKSMCPPEEAKAFHLDTIEVEISLLEKELSGDQRIGFCHNDLQYGNIMIDEETKAITIIDYEYSSYNPIAFDIANHFCEMAADYHSNTPHIMDYSKYPGLEERQRFVRVYLSSSGDRVSDIEVEQLLEDVEKYTLASHLFWGLWGIISEHVNEIDFDYMEYARQRFEQYWLRKPELLGSLGSHT from the exons ATGGGTGCTGTGGAGAATGCAATAGTGAATAAAGAAAGTAGAATACCATTAGAGGCAAAGGAGATCTTAAAGTCAATAGCTTCAAAATGGGAAGATGTGGTTGATGCAAATGCATTGCAGATTATACCTCTTAAAGGTGCAATGACTAATGAGGTTTTTCAAATAAAGTGGCCAACAAAAACTGAGAATGGTTCACATAAAGTTCTTGTTAGGATTTATGGTGAGGGTGTAGAGATTTTCTTTGATAGGGATGATGAGATCAAGACTTTTGAATTCATGTCTAAGCAAGGGCAAGGCCCTCGGCTTCTTGGGCGGTTCTCAAATGGGCGAATCGAAGAGTTCATACATGCTCGG ACACTATCAGCATGTGATTTGCGTGATCCAGATATATCTGCCCTTATAGCAGCTAAATTGAAGGAGTTTCATGGTCTTGAGATGCCTGGTTCAAAGAATGTCAGCCTGTGGATTAGGTTGCG AAATTGGCTGAATACAGCTAAGAGTATGTGTCCTCCTGAAGAAGCTAAAGCCTTTCACTTGGATACCATCGAGGTGGAAATTTCATTATTGGAAAAGGAGCTCTCTGGAGATCAAAGAATTGGTTTTTGTCATAACGATTTACAATATGGTAACATCATGATTGATGAAGAGACTAAAGCAATAACCATAATA GATTATGAATATTCAAGTTACAATCCTATTGCCTTTGATATAGCAAACCACTTCTGTGAGATGGCCGCCGACTATCACTCTAATACACCTCATATTATGGACTACAGTAAATACCCTG GTTTGGAGGAGCGTCAAAGGTTTGTGCGTGTATATCTGAGTTCTTCAG GTGATCGAGTTAGTGACATTGAGGTGGAACAGCTCCTGGAAGATGTTGAGAAGTACACACTTGCTAGCCATCTGTTTTGGGGCTTGTGGGGGATTATATCG GAACATGTCAACGAAATTGATTTTGATTACATGGAATATGCAAGGCAGAGGTTTGAACAGTACTGGTTAAGGAAGCCTGAACTTTTGGGTTCCTTGGGGAGCCACACCTAA